A stretch of the Lolium perenne isolate Kyuss_39 chromosome 3, Kyuss_2.0, whole genome shotgun sequence genome encodes the following:
- the LOC139838006 gene encoding uncharacterized protein, with translation MSSSALAAALGAPPAQQLTRNNFLLWKALVLPAFRGANVMALLDGSDRAPARTIEVEDSEKNKTRIPNPAHIEWMARDQQVLRFLLNTLSPEILSHLLDVTSTAEAWAAIGAMFKTASRTKAQHLRGELNDTKKLSLTADQYYTKMRGFASELSALGKPVEDDELLGYLLHGLDKGEYNALITTVNGNPGTSLEEFYEQLSSYDMRNGVEENGSFISSANLARRGDQRSRARTPPPRGRTPPPPRARSPDRGPYRGGGYREDDRNWRKDDGRGNYRRDDDNWRRDDRRGDRRDDRRDRRRDDGGGYRRTDGRRSDRVPTPYVDIECQICKKHGHPASACWWRYSDDKKDRDDGDKGVNLASYGVDTNWYTDTGATDHITSELNKLLIANKYHGQDRVRTAEGTGCVYISRDVVFDENIFPFASLHPNAGALLKKEILLLPSSTSHESAQNCTTYIVPIVSGANILQETTHAEEDSSQNSAEIESQTVDEHQSQRDETITEHEVDFPRHSSDSTDPEVQQPGEDSPRQPSVASASEHASPVSPARGGHTPGGARAPASPPTSPRGTPASPRESPAPSLHAEQSSGSHAASHGSSAASSGESSAAGGESSSSKNSEDENSNSVSNSESSAAASPPPPSPPGVRTRLQKGEPLILTEALNDSNWRKAMEEEYNALLENKTWHLVPPNRNKNLIDCKWVYRIKKKADGSIDRYKARLVAKGFKQRYVKDTLKLGITFIKSSSTLLSAFSDADWAGCLDDRRSTGGFAIFVGPNLVSWSARKQATVSRSSTEAEYKALANATAEMIWVEALLTELGVKLLQKPSLWCDNLGATYLSANPVFHARTKHIEIDFHFVRERVADNRLAIRFISSKDQVADGFTKALPVKKLDEFKRNLNLSEGLD, from the exons ATGTCGAGCTCTGCCCTCGCTGCTGCCTTGGGGGCTCCTCCTGCTCAACAACTGACGCGCAACAATTTCCTGCTATGGAAAGCTCTCGTTCTCCCGGCCTTCCGTGGTGCGAACGTGATGGCCCTCCTTGATGGATCGGACAGAGCACCTGCACGAACCATTGAAGTGGAGGACTCAGAAAAGAACAAGACCAGAATTCCCAATCCCGCCCACATAGAGTGGATGGCCAGAGACCAACAGGTGCTCCGTTTTCTTCTCAATACTCTATCACCAGAGATTCTGTCACATCTGCTTGATGTTACCTCCACTGCCGAGGCCTGGGCTGCCATCGGAGCTATGTTTAAAACTGCCTCCCGCACCAAGGCACAACATCTGCGAGGTGAACTTAATGATACCAAGAAGCTCTCCCTGACTGCGGACCAGTATTACACCAAGATGAGGGGTTTTGCATCCGAGCTGTCCGCCCTTGGGAAACCAGTTGAAGACGATGAGCTCTTAGGCTATCTGCTGCATGGGCTAGACAAAGGAGAGTACAATGCTCTCATTACTACTGTCAATGGCAACCCGGGCACATCTCTAGAGGAATTCTATGAGCAGCTGAGCTCCTACGACATGCGCAACGGGGTTGAGGAGAATGGCTCTTTTATCTCCTCTGCCAATCTGGCGCGACGTGGTGATCAGCGTTCTCGCGCCCGTACACCCCCGCCCCGTGGTCgcactcctccacctcctcgggcTCGCAGTCCAGACCGTGGCCCATACCGTGGTGGTGGATACCGAGAGGATGACAGAAATTGGCGCAAAGATGATGGCCGTGGAAATTATCGCCGTGATGATGACAACTGGCGTCGTGATGATCGTCGCGGTGATCGCAGGGATGATCGCCGTGACAGGCgcagagatgatggtggtggctACCGCCGGACAGATGGACGCCGTTCAGACCGCGTCCCTACTCCATATGTTGATATTGAGTGCCAAATCTGCAAGAAACATGGCCATCCTGCAAGTGCTTGTTGGTGGCGCTATTCTGATGACAAAAAGGACAGAGATGATGGTGACAAAGGAGTAAACCTTGCGTCATATGGTGTTGATACAAACTGGTATACTGATACAGGTGCCACTGATCATATTACTAGTGAACTAAACAAGCTTCTCATCGCCAACAAGTACCATGGTCAAGACCGAGTCCGCACTGCTGAAGGCACAG GCTGCGTGTACATCTCCCGTGATGTGGTGTTTGATGAAAATATCTTCCCATTTGCATCTCTTCATCCAAATGCCGGTGCTCTTCTCAAAAAGGAGATTCTACTTCTTCCATCTTCCACCTCTCATGAGAGTGCTCAAAATTGTACTACCTATATTGTGCCTATTGTGTCTGGTGCTAATATATTGCAGGAAACTACACATGCTGAAGAAGACAGCAGTCAAAACAGTGCAGAAATTGAGTCACAAACTGTTGATGAACATCAGTCACAACGTGACGAAACCATCACGGAACACGAAGTGGATTTTCCTAGACATTCCTCTGACTCCACCGATCCCGAGGTGCAGCAGCCTGGAGAAGATTCGCCGCGTCAGCCTTCCGTCGCGTCCGCCAGTGAGCATGCCTCGCCTGTCTCGCCCGCGCGCGGTGGCCACACTCCCGGGGGGGCGCGGGCGCCTGCGTCCCCTCCTACGTCGCCGCGTGGCACTCCTGCCTCGCCGCGCGAGTCCCCGGCCCCATCGCTGCATGCAGAGCAATCATCAGGCTCACATGCCGCATCGCATGGATCCTCTGCGGCCAGCTCCGGTGAGAGCTCAGCTGCTGGGGGAGAAAGTTCAAGTTCCAAAAATTCTGAAGATGAAAATTCCAATTCTGTTTCAAATTCTGAAAGTTCTGCAGCTGCTTcaccacctccaccttcaccgccTGGAGTTCGTACTCGACTGCAGAAAG GTGAACCACTTATACTTACAGAGGCTTTGAATGACTCAAATTGGCGTAAAGCTATGGAGGAAGAATACAATGCACTACTTGAGAACAAGACTTGGCACCTTGTTCCTCCAAATAGAAACAAAAACTTGATTGATTGCAAATGGGTGTACAGGATCAAGAAAAAGGCTGATGGCTCAATTGATAGATATAAAGCAAGACTGGTTGCAAAGGGTTTTAAGCAAAG ATATGTGAAGGATACACTGAAACTTGGTATCACTTTTATAAAGTCATCATCTACACTTCTGAGTGCTTTTTCAGATGCAGACTGGGCAGGTTGCTTAGATGACAGAAGGTCTACAGGTGGTTTTGCTATATTTGTTGGACCTAATTTGGTCTCTTGGAGTGCTAGAAAACAGGCTACAGTATCTCGTTCTAGTACTGAAGCTGAGTATAAGGCTCTAGCTAATGCTACTGCTGAGATGATTTGGGTTGAAGCTCTTCTTACTGAACTTGGAGTAAAACTGCTACAAAAACCAAGTCTCTGGTGTGACAATCTAGGAGCTACCTATTTGTCTGCAAATCCAGTGTTTCATGCTCGTACCAAGCATATTGAAATTGATTTTCACTTTGTCAGAGAAAGAGTTGCTGACAACAGATTAGCTATTCGGTTTATCTCAAGCAAAGACCAAGTGGCTGATGGATTTACAAAGGCCTTGCCAGTGAAGAAGTTGGATGAGTTCAAACGTAATCTCAACCTTTCAGAAGGTTTagattaa